From one Methanobrevibacter woesei genomic stretch:
- the rpsJ gene encoding 30S ribosomal protein S10 yields the protein MQQARIKLTGTDPEKLAYVCDQLKKIAERTGVDLSGPIPLPTKKLVVPTRKSPDGEGKASWEKWELRIHKRLVGIGADERAMRQVMKVNVPDNVSIEIELKD from the coding sequence ATGCAACAAGCAAGAATTAAGCTTACAGGAACAGACCCAGAAAAATTAGCTTATGTATGTGATCAACTTAAAAAGATTGCAGAAAGAACTGGTGTTGATTTATCTGGACCTATCCCATTACCTACTAAAAAATTAGTAGTTCCAACAAGAAAATCACCAGATGGTGAAGGAAAAGCTTCTTGGGAAAAATGGGAACTTAGAATTCATAAACGTTTAGTCGGAATTGGAGCTGACGAACGTGCTATGAGACAAGTTATGAAAGTTAATGTTCCTGATAATGTAAGTATTGAAATTGAACTTAAAGACTAA
- the gdhA gene encoding NADP-specific glutamate dehydrogenase, producing the protein MSYVDDVIELVVKQNPSEPEFHQAVKEVLESLRVVIEENEEEFKKNALLERLVNPERQLKFRVPWVDDNGQVQVNTGYRVQFNSAIGPYKGGLRFHPSVNVGIIKFLGFEQIFKNSLTGLPIGGGKGGSDFDPKGKSDREIMAFCQSFMTELCKYIGADTDVPAGDIGVGGREIGFLYGQYKRIKGLSEGVLTGKALSYGGSLTRTEATGYGLLYFTDEMLKNNDIDIKDKTIVVSGAGNVAIYAIEKAQQLGGKPVTCSDSTGWIYDPEGIDVELLKEVKEVKRARLTEYARERPSAEYHEGKGVWSIKCDIALPCATQNELDLEDAKILVENGVLAVAEGANMPTTIEATEYFQANDVLFGPGKASNAGGVATSALEMAQNSQRLSWTFEEVDSKLQNIMQNIFHNIDDAAKAYGLDKNYVAGANIAGFEKVVDAMNAQGIV; encoded by the coding sequence GTGTCATATGTAGATGATGTAATCGAATTAGTTGTAAAACAAAATCCCTCTGAACCAGAATTCCATCAAGCTGTAAAAGAAGTATTGGAATCCTTAAGAGTGGTCATTGAAGAAAATGAAGAAGAATTTAAGAAAAATGCACTTCTTGAAAGATTAGTAAACCCAGAAAGACAATTAAAATTCCGTGTTCCTTGGGTAGATGACAATGGTCAAGTACAAGTAAATACTGGATACCGTGTACAATTTAACAGTGCTATTGGACCTTACAAAGGAGGATTACGTTTCCACCCTTCCGTAAATGTAGGTATTATTAAATTCTTAGGATTTGAACAAATCTTTAAAAACTCTTTAACTGGACTCCCAATTGGTGGAGGAAAAGGAGGATCTGACTTTGATCCTAAAGGAAAATCTGATAGGGAAATAATGGCATTCTGTCAAAGTTTCATGACTGAATTATGCAAATATATTGGTGCAGATACTGATGTTCCAGCAGGAGATATTGGTGTAGGTGGTAGAGAAATCGGTTTCTTATACGGCCAATATAAAAGAATTAAAGGATTATCTGAAGGAGTATTAACTGGTAAAGCTTTATCTTACGGAGGTTCTTTAACTAGGACTGAAGCTACTGGTTACGGATTATTATACTTCACTGATGAAATGTTAAAAAACAATGATATTGACATCAAAGATAAAACTATTGTTGTATCTGGTGCAGGAAATGTAGCTATTTATGCAATTGAAAAAGCTCAACAATTAGGTGGAAAACCTGTAACCTGTTCTGATTCTACTGGTTGGATTTACGACCCAGAAGGAATTGATGTTGAATTATTAAAAGAAGTTAAAGAAGTAAAACGTGCAAGATTAACTGAATATGCTAGAGAAAGACCAAGTGCAGAATACCATGAAGGTAAAGGTGTATGGTCTATTAAATGTGATATTGCTCTTCCATGTGCTACTCAAAATGAATTAGACTTAGAAGATGCAAAAATCTTAGTAGAAAACGGTGTTTTAGCAGTAGCTGAAGGAGCTAACATGCCAACCACTATTGAAGCAACTGAATACTTCCAAGCTAATGATGTATTATTTGGACCAGGTAAAGCTTCCAACGCTGGTGGAGTAGCTACTTCTGCTTTAGAAATGGCTCAAAACTCTCAAAGATTATCTTGGACCTTTGAAGAAGTTGACTCTAAACTTCAAAATATTATGCAAAACATCTTCCACAACATCGATGATGCAGCAAAAGCTTATGGTTTAGATAAAAACTATGTAGCTGGAGCAAACATTGCAGGATTCGAAAAAGTTGTAGATGCAATGAATGCACAAGGAATTGTATAA
- a CDS encoding UPF0146 family protein, with product MWEDLGEYILTITDKRPLKIAEIGVGKVDLVYQYLKKQDQVDIIKTDIRPADESVIKDDITNPNLDLYKDVDIIYSIRPPSELQPYLVKLKDLTNAKLIIRPLFNEDLNTGPRKMKLKNYKKASFYIL from the coding sequence ATGTGGGAAGATTTAGGAGAATACATTCTAACAATTACCGATAAACGGCCTTTAAAAATAGCTGAAATTGGAGTTGGAAAAGTTGACCTTGTATATCAATATCTAAAGAAACAAGACCAGGTTGATATTATAAAAACTGATATTAGACCTGCTGATGAAAGTGTCATAAAAGACGATATAACCAATCCAAATTTGGATTTATACAAAGATGTTGATATTATATACTCTATTAGACCCCCTAGTGAACTTCAGCCATATCTTGTAAAATTAAAAGATTTAACTAATGCTAAACTTATAATAAGGCCTTTATTTAATGAAGATTTAAATACTGGTCCTCGTAAAATGAAGCTTAAAAACTACAAAAAAGCCAGTTTTTATATATTATAG
- a CDS encoding calcium-translocating P-type ATPase, PMCA-type: MKDKILEKFKTSLNGLSSQEASARLEKYGPNELKEEKKKHPIVLFLLQFADVLILLLIVAAIAAYFVGDVIDTCVILIVVILNAVIGFIQEYRAEKAMEKLKSLVSTEAVVKRNGEVVKVAGNELTIGDIVLLEEGDKVPADLILIETNELRIDESSLTGESRPVTKSGEYDGSESLDLTDKKVEKQLASHIAYMDSAVVGGNAIGVVFAIGMDTSIGKIAEMIQGEEKETPLQAKVGKLGKTLAIIAIIVCAFVFVVELLKNIPIVETFMTAVSLAVAAVPEGLPAVLTLTLALGMQQMAKSNAVVRRLLAVETLGSCTIICTDKTGTLTENKMTVREEELFNKEKSYLICGLCTNTTIKDGKIIGDPTDGAIMKYGEDNNFIKSELEKEYPRIKELPLDSVRKRMTTIHSLSTSANENSIVLTKGAPELVLDLCKYIDKDGNIEILDNETKENMIKNISKMTNSALRVLGLAYKNFNYDDDKKSSEIESDLIFTGLVGMMDPPREEAKIAVKDCMDAGIQVKMITGDHQETAAAIAREIGILTDGRVINGEELDDLSEEEYLKAADDIQVYARVYPEQKMRIVETLQNKGNIVSMTGDGVNDAPALKKASIGVAMGSGTDVAKESADMVIQDDNFVTIVKAIREGRKIYDNIKRFVKFQVSTNIGAILTILGASFASLPIPFNPVQLLWINIIMDGPPAQTLGMEGEERDIMDRKPETGDILNKRVIIKIIVAGAVMAIGTLGLFAYNLNIGETESKAMTVAFTLFVVYQLFNAYNAKSNSDKRSTYLYIAIAISFVLQLLVIYVPYLQMIFRTSAIGLIDWVLIFLVACTILISDRIMNRLIPTD, translated from the coding sequence ATGAAGGACAAGATATTAGAGAAATTTAAAACTTCTTTAAATGGTTTAAGTTCTCAGGAAGCTAGTGCAAGACTTGAGAAATATGGACCTAATGAACTTAAAGAAGAAAAGAAAAAGCACCCAATTGTTCTTTTTTTATTACAATTTGCAGATGTGTTAATTCTCCTTTTAATAGTTGCAGCTATTGCAGCTTACTTTGTTGGAGATGTTATTGATACCTGTGTAATTTTAATTGTTGTAATATTAAATGCAGTAATTGGTTTTATTCAAGAATATCGTGCTGAAAAAGCTATGGAAAAACTGAAAAGTTTAGTATCAACTGAAGCTGTAGTTAAAAGAAATGGTGAAGTTGTAAAAGTAGCTGGAAACGAATTAACTATTGGAGATATCGTTCTTCTTGAAGAAGGAGATAAAGTTCCAGCAGATCTCATATTAATTGAAACTAATGAATTAAGAATTGATGAATCCTCTTTAACTGGAGAATCAAGACCAGTTACTAAATCCGGAGAATATGATGGAAGTGAATCTTTAGATTTAACTGATAAAAAAGTGGAAAAACAATTAGCTTCCCATATTGCATATATGGACTCTGCAGTAGTCGGAGGAAATGCAATAGGTGTTGTATTTGCTATAGGAATGGACACCTCAATTGGTAAAATAGCAGAAATGATTCAAGGAGAAGAAAAAGAAACTCCACTACAAGCAAAAGTTGGAAAACTAGGAAAAACATTAGCTATTATTGCAATTATAGTATGTGCATTCGTATTCGTTGTAGAGCTTCTTAAAAACATTCCTATTGTCGAAACATTTATGACAGCAGTATCTTTAGCAGTGGCTGCAGTTCCTGAAGGTTTACCTGCAGTTTTAACATTAACTTTAGCTTTAGGTATGCAACAAATGGCTAAATCAAATGCTGTTGTTCGTAGATTACTTGCAGTAGAAACATTAGGTTCATGTACTATTATCTGTACTGATAAAACAGGTACATTAACTGAAAATAAAATGACTGTAAGAGAAGAGGAATTATTTAATAAAGAAAAATCTTACTTAATCTGCGGATTATGTACAAATACAACTATTAAAGATGGAAAAATTATTGGAGATCCAACTGATGGAGCTATAATGAAATATGGTGAAGATAACAATTTCATTAAAAGCGAATTGGAAAAAGAATATCCAAGAATAAAAGAACTTCCATTAGATAGTGTACGTAAAAGAATGACAACAATCCACTCATTATCTACATCAGCTAATGAAAATTCAATTGTATTAACTAAAGGTGCTCCAGAATTAGTTCTTGACTTATGTAAATACATTGATAAAGATGGAAACATTGAAATTCTTGATAATGAAACTAAAGAAAACATGATTAAAAATATAAGTAAAATGACAAACTCTGCACTTAGAGTTCTTGGACTTGCTTATAAGAATTTTAATTATGATGATGACAAAAAATCTTCTGAAATTGAATCTGACTTAATCTTCACTGGACTTGTTGGAATGATGGACCCACCACGTGAAGAAGCAAAAATAGCTGTTAAAGATTGTATGGATGCCGGAATTCAAGTTAAAATGATTACTGGTGACCACCAAGAAACAGCAGCTGCAATTGCAAGAGAAATCGGAATATTAACTGATGGTCGTGTAATTAACGGTGAAGAACTTGATGATTTAAGTGAAGAAGAATATCTAAAAGCTGCAGATGATATTCAAGTTTATGCAAGAGTTTATCCTGAACAAAAAATGAGAATTGTTGAAACCTTGCAAAACAAAGGAAATATTGTCTCAATGACTGGAGATGGAGTGAACGATGCGCCTGCTCTTAAAAAAGCATCTATTGGAGTTGCTATGGGATCAGGTACTGATGTTGCAAAAGAATCAGCAGACATGGTTATTCAAGATGATAATTTTGTAACTATTGTAAAAGCAATAAGAGAAGGAAGAAAAATTTATGATAACATTAAAAGATTTGTTAAATTCCAGGTTTCCACAAATATTGGGGCTATTTTAACAATCTTAGGTGCTTCATTTGCATCTTTACCTATTCCATTTAATCCAGTACAATTACTATGGATTAACATTATTATGGATGGTCCTCCAGCTCAAACATTAGGTATGGAAGGAGAAGAAAGAGACATTATGGACAGAAAGCCTGAAACTGGAGACATTTTAAATAAAAGAGTGATAATCAAAATCATAGTTGCAGGTGCAGTAATGGCTATAGGTACTTTAGGATTATTTGCTTATAATCTAAACATTGGTGAAACAGAATCTAAAGCAATGACTGTTGCATTTACATTGTTTGTTGTTTATCAATTATTTAACGCATACAATGCCAAATCCAACTCAGACAAAAGAAGTACATACCTATACATAGCAATTGCAATCTCCTTTGTATTACAATTATTAGTAATATATGTCCCATACCTCCAAATGATATTTAGAACATCAGCTATTGGATTAATCGATTGGGTTTTAATCTTTTTAGTTGCATGTACAATCTTAATATCTGACAGAATAATGAATAGGTTAATACCTACCGATTAG
- the cobK gene encoding precorrin-6A reductase, whose protein sequence is MKKLNVFLMGGTKESIEIIKFIKNNFNSYILTTTTTEYGSKLAIDGGSDATIAKPLPKDEIINILNGKTNFDIFIDATHPFASHVTNTAIEVSKICKIPYIRFERPTSNFENIDDSRVIQVNSFDDAGKLIAEKYNQSYVLHFAGANTMETILKYVSPEYFYPRILEVKSSLEKCEKLGVIKDHIIPMKGTSTTEENERLIEKTDASVIITKESGDIGGVISKIEAANSKNIDVVLITRPIIESLNEKDVVNSIEELNERLIKLN, encoded by the coding sequence ATGAAAAAGTTAAATGTATTCTTAATGGGCGGTACCAAAGAGTCAATTGAAATTATTAAATTTATTAAGAATAATTTCAATTCATACATTTTAACTACTACAACCACAGAATATGGATCTAAATTAGCTATTGATGGTGGAAGTGATGCCACAATAGCTAAACCCCTTCCAAAAGATGAAATAATAAACATCTTAAATGGAAAAACTAATTTTGATATTTTTATTGATGCAACACATCCATTTGCATCCCATGTAACAAATACAGCAATTGAAGTTTCAAAAATTTGTAAAATACCATATATTCGTTTTGAAAGACCTACATCAAACTTTGAAAATATTGATGATTCACGAGTCATTCAAGTAAATTCATTTGATGATGCTGGAAAATTAATAGCTGAAAAATATAATCAATCTTATGTATTACATTTTGCAGGAGCCAATACAATGGAAACTATTTTAAAATATGTTTCTCCAGAATATTTCTATCCAAGAATATTAGAAGTAAAAAGTTCTCTTGAAAAATGTGAAAAATTAGGCGTTATAAAAGATCATATTATTCCAATGAAAGGAACTTCCACTACAGAAGAAAATGAAAGATTAATTGAAAAAACTGATGCATCAGTTATAATAACAAAAGAAAGTGGAGACATAGGTGGAGTAATATCTAAAATAGAAGCAGCTAATTCAAAAAATATTGATGTAGTGCTCATTACAAGACCAATAATAGAATCATTAAATGAAAAGGATGTAGTTAACTCAATTGAAGAATTAAATGAAAGATTAATAAAACTTAATTAA
- a CDS encoding zinc ribbon domain-containing protein translates to MVLRRCPQCNTTSDDKFGFCVKCGYEFPKIDVNENTCPLCGSENPPEATYCVKCGTPLIFKNAGEQTFDQPPIFIKYSENNPNKSSTSKFLIIMGYLFCILGGIVGLIIAIYLATRKDPVAKKHGRIQLGILILYVLIIALALSSGLVSVNDLINATTYNQSFNMTF, encoded by the coding sequence ATGGTTCTAAGAAGATGCCCTCAATGTAACACAACAAGTGATGATAAATTTGGTTTTTGTGTAAAATGTGGATATGAATTTCCTAAAATTGATGTAAATGAAAATACATGTCCTTTATGCGGTAGTGAAAATCCTCCTGAAGCGACATACTGTGTAAAATGTGGAACACCATTAATATTTAAAAATGCTGGTGAACAAACCTTTGATCAACCACCAATTTTTATTAAATATAGTGAAAATAATCCAAATAAATCTAGCACAAGTAAATTTTTAATTATTATGGGTTATTTATTCTGTATTTTAGGAGGAATAGTTGGATTAATAATAGCTATTTACCTTGCAACAAGAAAAGATCCAGTAGCTAAAAAACATGGGCGTATACAACTAGGAATTTTAATATTGTATGTTTTGATTATTGCTTTAGCACTTTCAAGTGGTTTAGTATCAGTAAATGATTTAATTAATGCCACTACATACAATCAAAGTTTCAATATGACTTTCTAA
- a CDS encoding GNAT family N-acetyltransferase has translation MRVREFVPNDLRRVHFIHETSFDQSYGLAIFRKLYDIGAGFLVAEDNGLVVGYILFWIKEENVGHIISIAVDEKYRCLKAGTMLLSRAISTLKICKLSKITLEVNENNKIAINFYKKFNFQVDRLVPKYYDNGDGAIVMYLDI, from the coding sequence ATGAGAGTTAGAGAATTTGTACCAAATGATTTGAGGAGAGTTCATTTTATTCATGAAACTTCTTTTGACCAATCTTATGGTTTAGCTATTTTTAGAAAATTATATGATATTGGTGCAGGTTTTCTAGTTGCTGAAGATAATGGCTTAGTTGTAGGTTACATTTTATTTTGGATAAAAGAAGAAAATGTAGGTCATATCATCTCAATAGCTGTTGATGAAAAATACAGATGTTTAAAAGCAGGTACAATGCTGTTATCAAGAGCAATTTCCACATTAAAAATATGTAAATTAAGTAAAATTACTTTAGAAGTTAATGAAAATAATAAAATAGCTATCAACTTCTATAAAAAGTTTAATTTTCAAGTTGATAGGTTAGTTCCAAAGTACTATGACAACGGGGATGGTGCCATAGTAATGTATTTGGATATTTAA
- the prf1 gene encoding peptide chain release factor aRF-1: MAKATSKELYEFKKTLKELSGKRGKGTELVSVYIPHDKQLSDVGKQMRDELGQSANIKSKSTRKNVQSAIEVILQRIRLFKQPPENGLVLFVGMIPKGGPGTEKMETYVFEPPEAITTYWYQCNNEFFLEPLEHMIEEHETYGLAVIDRKEATIATLKGKKVTILNHLTSGVPGKHKAGGQSQRRFDRVIDLAAHEFKKRIGDHMNEDFLALEELKGVIIGGPGFTKEEFVKGDYLNYEIKDKIIATVDTSYTGEFGIREVIDKSADILNDLDVMHEKKIVQKFLKELIKEKGLAAYGENEVRNSLIMGAVDTLLLSEDLVAIHKVLKCPACGETKELTVKNEAEYSKADYRCEKCNESLKEESSLDLIDDFVEKAEEMDTTVEFISSETEEGMQLLRAFGGIAAILRYHLG, from the coding sequence ATGGCAAAAGCAACATCAAAAGAATTATACGAATTTAAAAAAACTTTAAAAGAATTATCTGGTAAACGTGGTAAAGGTACTGAACTTGTTTCTGTTTATATTCCACATGATAAACAATTAAGTGATGTTGGAAAGCAAATGAGGGATGAACTTGGTCAAAGTGCTAACATTAAAAGTAAATCTACAAGAAAAAATGTTCAATCAGCTATTGAGGTTATTTTACAAAGAATTAGATTATTTAAACAACCTCCTGAAAATGGTTTAGTTTTATTTGTTGGTATGATTCCTAAAGGAGGGCCAGGTACTGAAAAAATGGAAACATATGTATTTGAGCCACCTGAAGCTATTACAACTTATTGGTATCAATGTAACAATGAATTTTTCTTAGAACCATTAGAACACATGATTGAAGAGCATGAAACCTATGGTTTAGCTGTAATTGACAGGAAAGAAGCTACAATAGCTACTTTAAAAGGTAAAAAAGTTACAATTTTAAACCATTTAACTAGTGGTGTTCCAGGTAAACATAAAGCTGGGGGACAATCACAAAGAAGGTTTGACCGTGTTATTGATCTTGCTGCTCACGAGTTCAAAAAAAGGATTGGAGATCATATGAATGAAGATTTCCTTGCTTTGGAAGAACTTAAAGGAGTTATTATTGGTGGTCCTGGATTTACTAAAGAGGAGTTTGTAAAAGGGGACTATCTTAATTATGAGATTAAAGATAAAATCATTGCAACTGTAGATACTTCTTATACTGGTGAATTTGGTATTAGAGAAGTTATTGACAAATCTGCAGACATTTTAAATGATTTAGATGTAATGCATGAGAAAAAAATTGTCCAAAAATTCTTAAAAGAGTTGATTAAGGAAAAAGGACTTGCAGCTTATGGTGAAAATGAAGTAAGAAACAGCTTAATTATGGGTGCTGTGGATACTTTATTATTGTCTGAAGATTTAGTAGCTATTCATAAAGTTTTAAAATGTCCAGCATGTGGTGAAACTAAAGAGTTGACTGTTAAAAATGAGGCTGAATATTCTAAAGCAGATTATAGATGTGAAAAATGTAATGAGTCTTTAAAAGAAGAAAGTTCTCTTGATTTAATTGATGACTTTGTAGAAAAAGCTGAAGAAATGGATACTACTGTTGAATTCATATCTTCTGAAACTGAAGAAGGAATGCAGCTTTTAAGAGCATTTGGTGGAATTGCAGCTATATTACGTTATCATTTAGGATAA